In Nocardia sputorum, a single genomic region encodes these proteins:
- a CDS encoding arsenate reductase ArsC yields the protein MASKPSVLFVCVHNAGRSQMAAGFLTHLAGDAIEVRSAGSAPAESINPAAVEAMREVGIDISDRSPKILTFDAVEASDVVITMGCGDTCPVFPGVSYRDWVLEDPAGKGVESVRPIRDEIKVRVEELVAELLPARLN from the coding sequence ATGGCATCCAAGCCCAGCGTGCTGTTCGTCTGCGTCCACAACGCCGGACGCTCCCAGATGGCCGCCGGATTCCTCACCCACCTCGCCGGAGACGCCATCGAAGTCCGCTCCGCAGGCAGCGCGCCCGCCGAGTCCATCAACCCCGCCGCGGTCGAAGCCATGCGCGAGGTCGGCATCGACATCTCCGACCGGTCACCCAAAATCCTCACCTTCGACGCCGTCGAAGCCTCCGACGTCGTCATCACCATGGGCTGCGGCGACACCTGCCCAGTCTTCCCCGGAGTCAGCTACCGCGACTGGGTACTCGAGGACCCCGCAGGCAAAGGCGTCGAGTCGGTGCGCCCGATCCGCGACGAGATCAAGGTCCGTGTCGAGGAACTCGTCGCCGAACTGCTGCCCGCGCGCTTGAACTGA
- a CDS encoding glycosyltransferase 87 family protein, which translates to MSTSWAAAMLAVGIAALLLQAVLVPFTAAPEFGLLVNQGDLAIYRNAARAVLDSHALYTAPIPPGGWFTYPPFAALFFIPLAVVSFGTAKVVWFAVSCTALYATIWRCWRVLGYRGDTRLAVLCLGLAFLAVDVEAVRGTLWQGQINLLLMAILVWDLTRPASARLRGYSIGLVTGIKLTAIVLLPYLLLTRQWRAAVIAIATGMVTVVVAGLILPGDTQDFWSDVAGDVDRIGPVTHPGNQSINGVLSNLWAPQPAPNWLWPACVAGSACLGYAAAVIGHRTGRPLLGLVVVGLIGCAVPPLAWGHHWVWSVPLLIVLLHWTARADMHRVPRIVTTTAVFAAFSMWLTGWLYAEIRDLGLIGAPSYVPAMTAAAEQISHPARVIVCGVPVAVYLAVVIAILTRHAARRQRPDFVADRPRVRAHS; encoded by the coding sequence GTGTCGACCAGCTGGGCGGCAGCAATGCTCGCTGTGGGCATCGCGGCATTGCTGTTGCAGGCCGTGCTTGTGCCGTTCACTGCCGCACCGGAATTCGGTCTGCTGGTCAACCAGGGGGATCTGGCGATCTACCGCAACGCCGCGCGCGCAGTGCTCGACTCGCACGCGCTCTACACCGCACCCATACCCCCAGGTGGCTGGTTCACCTACCCGCCGTTCGCAGCCTTGTTCTTCATTCCGTTGGCGGTCGTGTCGTTCGGCACCGCGAAGGTCGTCTGGTTCGCGGTGTCGTGTACCGCTTTGTACGCCACGATCTGGCGCTGCTGGCGGGTGCTCGGTTACCGCGGCGATACCCGCCTCGCGGTGCTGTGCCTCGGGCTCGCGTTTCTCGCAGTCGACGTCGAGGCGGTCCGCGGCACCTTGTGGCAGGGCCAGATCAACCTGTTGCTGATGGCGATTCTGGTCTGGGATCTGACCCGTCCGGCCTCCGCCCGGCTGCGTGGCTATTCGATCGGTCTGGTCACCGGAATCAAGCTGACCGCGATCGTGCTCCTGCCTTACCTGCTGCTCACCCGGCAGTGGCGCGCAGCCGTCATCGCGATCGCCACAGGCATGGTCACCGTTGTCGTGGCCGGGCTGATCCTGCCGGGCGACACCCAGGACTTCTGGAGCGATGTGGCCGGTGATGTAGATCGCATCGGGCCGGTGACCCATCCCGGAAACCAGTCGATCAACGGTGTGCTGTCGAACCTGTGGGCACCGCAGCCCGCACCGAATTGGCTATGGCCGGCGTGCGTGGCTGGTTCAGCCTGCCTCGGCTATGCCGCCGCGGTCATCGGGCACCGGACCGGTCGGCCGTTGCTCGGTTTGGTCGTTGTCGGGTTGATCGGGTGCGCCGTGCCGCCGCTGGCGTGGGGACACCACTGGGTGTGGTCGGTGCCGTTGCTGATCGTCCTGCTGCACTGGACCGCCCGCGCGGACATGCACCGAGTCCCTCGGATCGTCACGACGACAGCCGTGTTCGCGGCCTTCTCGATGTGGCTGACCGGTTGGCTCTATGCCGAGATCCGCGACCTCGGGCTGATCGGGGCGCCCAGCTACGTGCCGGCCATGACCGCCGCGGCCGAACAGATCTCCCACCCGGCCCGGGTCATTGTCTGTGGTGTCCCCGTCGCGGTCTACCTCGCCGTCGTCATCGCGATCCTCACTCGGCACGCGGCCAGACGTCAACGACCGGACTTCGTCGCCGACCGGCCCCGCGTTCGGGCGCACAGCTGA
- a CDS encoding low molecular weight phosphatase family protein: MAAGLMRHAAEGRIEVYSAGTAPGASLNALSVQSLLEVGVDIRKETPKPIDPRLLRAVDLVVTLGREAHVDPVDGVRVVNWDTDEPSERGIDGLERMRLIRDDINTRVQHLLTELQPSV, from the coding sequence ATGGCCGCCGGGCTGATGCGCCACGCCGCCGAAGGACGCATCGAGGTGTACTCCGCGGGCACCGCCCCCGGCGCGAGTCTCAACGCGCTGTCGGTGCAGTCGCTGCTGGAAGTCGGCGTCGACATCCGCAAGGAGACCCCGAAACCGATCGACCCGCGACTGCTGCGCGCAGTCGACCTCGTCGTCACGCTGGGCCGCGAAGCGCACGTCGATCCCGTCGACGGGGTACGGGTCGTGAACTGGGACACCGACGAACCCTCCGAACGCGGTATCGACGGCCTCGAACGCATGCGCCTGATCCGCGACGACATCAACACCCGCGTGCAGCACCTGCTCACCGAACTCCAGCCCTCCGTCTGA
- a CDS encoding arsenate reductase ArsC — protein sequence MSDSPLAHATYVRDDLTIDQQLALKTAASRLQREFDGTFGVETIERFLHSSYDQFAGRATVMNFLPLLAERFARQRLNALAKVEGKAHTGKPTVLFLCTHNAGRSQMALGFFTHLAADNAVAWSGGSEPGEQINPAAVEAMAEVGIDITTEFPKPWTEEILQAADVIITMGCGDACPLYPGRRYEEWDLDDPAGLDVAAIRPIREEIETRVRHLLAELDIPTS from the coding sequence ATGAGCGACAGCCCCCTCGCCCACGCCACCTACGTTCGTGACGACCTGACCATCGACCAGCAACTCGCCCTCAAAACCGCCGCCTCCCGCCTGCAGCGAGAATTCGACGGCACCTTCGGCGTCGAGACCATCGAACGGTTCCTGCACTCCTCCTACGACCAATTCGCCGGCCGCGCCACCGTCATGAACTTCCTACCGCTACTGGCCGAACGCTTCGCCCGCCAACGCCTCAACGCCCTCGCCAAGGTCGAGGGCAAAGCCCACACCGGCAAACCCACCGTGCTGTTCCTGTGCACTCACAACGCCGGACGCTCGCAGATGGCGCTGGGATTCTTCACCCACCTCGCCGCAGACAACGCCGTCGCCTGGTCCGGCGGCAGCGAGCCCGGCGAGCAGATCAACCCCGCCGCTGTCGAAGCCATGGCCGAGGTAGGCATCGACATCACCACCGAATTCCCGAAGCCATGGACCGAGGAAATCTTGCAGGCAGCCGACGTGATCATCACCATGGGCTGCGGGGATGCCTGCCCCCTCTACCCGGGCCGCCGGTATGAGGAATGGGACCTCGACGACCCCGCCGGACTCGACGTCGCCGCCATCCGCCCCATCCGCGAGGAAATCGAAACCCGCGTCCGCCACCTGCTTGCCGAACTCGACATCCCCACCAGCTGA
- the arsB gene encoding ACR3 family arsenite efflux transporter, whose protein sequence is MSVRTEPDTAVVGKLSTLDRFLPVWIGAAMVAGLLLGRVIPGLGDALSAVEIDGISLPIAIGLLIMMYPVLAKVRYDRLDSVTGDRGLLLGSLILNWVLGPALMFALAWLLLPDLPEYRTGLIIVGLARCIAMVIIWNDLACGDREAAAVLVALNSMFQVLMFAVLGWFYLSVLPGWLGLEQTTIDTSPWQIAKSVLIFLGIPLLAGYLTRRLGERGKGRDWYESTLLPRIGPWALYGLLFTIVILFALQGKQITSQPLDVVRIAIPLLAYFAIMWGGGYLLGAVLGLGYERTTTLAFTAAGNNFELAIAVAIATYGAASGQALAGVVGPLIEVPVLVGLVYVSLALRTRFGASGTAATVSSGVAEEKVLER, encoded by the coding sequence GTGAGCGTGCGGACCGAACCCGACACTGCTGTCGTCGGCAAGCTGTCGACCCTGGACCGGTTCCTGCCGGTGTGGATCGGCGCCGCCATGGTCGCCGGGCTCCTACTCGGCCGCGTGATCCCCGGCCTCGGGGACGCGTTGAGCGCGGTAGAGATTGACGGCATCTCGCTGCCGATCGCGATCGGGTTGCTGATCATGATGTACCCGGTGCTGGCAAAAGTCCGCTACGACCGCCTCGACTCCGTCACCGGCGACCGCGGTCTTCTTCTCGGCTCCCTCATCCTGAACTGGGTGCTGGGCCCGGCGTTGATGTTCGCCCTGGCGTGGCTGCTGTTGCCGGATCTGCCGGAGTATCGCACCGGGTTGATCATCGTGGGGTTGGCGCGCTGCATCGCGATGGTCATCATCTGGAACGATTTGGCCTGCGGTGACCGCGAAGCCGCCGCGGTGCTGGTGGCACTGAATTCGATGTTCCAGGTGCTCATGTTCGCCGTGCTGGGCTGGTTCTACCTGTCGGTGCTGCCGGGCTGGCTCGGGTTGGAGCAGACCACGATCGACACCTCGCCGTGGCAGATCGCGAAGTCGGTGCTGATCTTCCTCGGGATTCCGCTGCTGGCGGGCTATCTGACCCGCCGTCTCGGCGAGCGCGGCAAGGGCCGCGACTGGTATGAATCCACGCTGCTGCCGCGGATCGGGCCGTGGGCGCTGTACGGGCTGCTGTTCACCATCGTCATCCTGTTCGCCCTGCAAGGCAAACAGATCACCTCCCAACCGCTGGATGTGGTGCGGATCGCGATCCCGCTGCTGGCCTACTTCGCCATCATGTGGGGCGGCGGCTACCTGCTGGGCGCCGTCCTCGGCCTTGGTTACGAGCGCACGACCACGTTGGCGTTCACCGCGGCGGGCAACAACTTCGAACTCGCGATCGCCGTCGCGATCGCTACCTACGGCGCCGCCTCCGGCCAAGCTCTCGCCGGAGTCGTCGGCCCGCTCATCGAAGTCCCCGTCTTGGTCGGGCTGGTGTACGTCTCACTGGCGCTGCGCACCCGCTTCGGCGCCTCCGGCACTGCCGCGACCGTCTCTTCGGGTGTGGCAGAGGAAAAGGTGCTCGAGCGGTGA
- a CDS encoding AbiV family abortive infection protein, with amino-acid sequence MPTPRLSDLTPTQVVQVQDALLQNADNLLRSAIAVLDLGNAGLARSLAILALEESGKAIAIHQRRVEMAYEPEGTPFVDQPLRQLWGRHEEKLRRVHRFLVQEDYWFDVEPPDPDANLAILGTIEEWSKNQNVMKQKGFYVDVEGGIIVSPSDEVDNQGLRDIIGRVHQIGWQLRLGEHIEAKQQAECAEPTPPASPENIKEIRKLLMNAMGDDGFDETTLDVLRHGRPGMTLNNDAYRLRLPSPGSNPFQNMGKPGYEAQTRELLRLGEENELPDEDSTPGDQYIRTER; translated from the coding sequence ATGCCAACGCCCCGTCTATCGGACCTCACTCCCACGCAGGTCGTCCAGGTGCAGGATGCGCTGTTGCAGAACGCCGACAACCTGCTGAGGTCGGCCATCGCCGTGCTCGACTTGGGCAATGCTGGTTTGGCCCGATCGCTGGCTATTCTTGCCCTGGAGGAGTCCGGCAAAGCGATCGCGATACACCAGCGGCGCGTCGAAATGGCCTACGAACCGGAGGGCACACCCTTCGTGGACCAGCCTCTTCGACAGCTGTGGGGACGGCACGAGGAGAAGTTGCGCCGCGTGCACAGATTCCTGGTTCAGGAGGACTACTGGTTCGATGTCGAACCTCCCGACCCTGATGCCAACCTTGCGATCCTCGGAACTATCGAAGAATGGTCGAAGAACCAGAATGTGATGAAGCAGAAGGGATTTTACGTCGATGTCGAGGGAGGCATTATCGTGTCGCCCTCCGACGAGGTGGACAACCAAGGCTTGCGGGACATCATCGGTCGTGTTCATCAAATCGGTTGGCAACTGCGCCTCGGCGAGCACATCGAAGCCAAACAGCAGGCCGAATGCGCCGAGCCGACCCCGCCGGCGTCCCCGGAGAACATCAAGGAGATCCGGAAGCTGCTCATGAACGCGATGGGTGATGATGGCTTCGACGAAACGACGCTCGACGTTCTGCGGCACGGCAGGCCCGGAATGACCCTGAACAACGATGCCTATAGGTTGCGTCTTCCATCGCCGGGGTCCAACCCGTTCCAGAACATGGGCAAACCGGGCTACGAGGCCCAAACTCGGGAATTGCTTCGACTCGGTGAGGAAAACGAGCTTCCGGACGAAGATTCCACACCCGGCGATCAGTACATTCGCACCGAGCGCTGA
- a CDS encoding ArsR/SmtB family transcription factor: MSKSQLPLTPVQACIAAPLVREPLTAQAAADLAGVFKALSDPVRLRLLSVVASRANQEACVCDLSEGIDVSQPTISHHLKVLREAGLLTSERRASWVYYRVVPEALQRLSHVLLINSGDTLGVGA; encoded by the coding sequence ATGTCTAAGTCTCAGCTGCCGTTGACGCCGGTCCAGGCGTGCATTGCCGCACCGTTGGTGCGAGAGCCACTGACCGCGCAGGCCGCCGCCGATTTGGCGGGCGTGTTCAAGGCGCTGTCGGATCCGGTGCGGCTGCGGCTGCTGAGTGTGGTCGCCTCCCGCGCCAACCAGGAAGCCTGCGTGTGCGACCTGTCCGAAGGCATCGATGTCTCCCAGCCGACGATCTCCCATCACCTGAAGGTGCTGCGTGAGGCAGGGCTGTTGACCAGCGAACGCCGGGCCTCATGGGTGTACTACCGCGTGGTTCCCGAAGCGCTGCAACGCCTTTCGCATGTGCTGCTGATCAACAGCGGCGACACGTTGGGGGTGGGCGCGTGA
- a CDS encoding SHOCT domain-containing protein — protein sequence MDSFWDYVWYTILVFAFVAYLIVLFQILVDLFRDHSVSGVAKALWVIALVIFPYLTALVYLIVRGRGMALRAQRAQAEAQKATDQYIREVAGKSPAESIADAKALHDSGVITDAEFEQLKAQALGRPVSAHNAATGR from the coding sequence ATGGATTCGTTCTGGGATTACGTGTGGTACACGATCCTCGTGTTCGCCTTCGTGGCGTACCTGATCGTGCTGTTCCAGATTCTCGTGGACCTGTTCCGCGACCACTCCGTGTCCGGCGTCGCCAAAGCGCTGTGGGTGATAGCCCTGGTGATATTCCCCTACCTCACGGCCCTGGTGTACCTGATCGTTCGCGGGCGGGGCATGGCGCTGCGCGCCCAACGCGCACAGGCGGAGGCGCAGAAGGCCACGGATCAGTACATCCGGGAGGTGGCGGGTAAGTCCCCCGCCGAGAGCATCGCCGACGCCAAAGCCCTCCACGACTCCGGTGTCATCACCGACGCGGAATTCGAGCAACTGAAAGCTCAGGCGTTGGGGCGTCCGGTGTCAGCGCACAACGCGGCGACCGGTCGGTGA
- a CDS encoding recombinase family protein: protein MPTEPNEWAVLDELLGLVPETVESTDDQRFAFYGRCSTEDNQDPETSYRWQRGNAEKFVSEASIVADYFDIGQSRSVPWHRRREAARLLADLKNPGRGWTAIVVGEGTRSWFGNQFSLVAPRLQAHGVEVWVPELGGRFDPRNVTHSMMMSMLGGLSESERQHVQQRTRASMDAQVLNEGRHQGGRPPYGYMVVDGPPHPNPNRASDGLKLRILSLDVSTAPVVQRIFRDYLAGRGDKAIAIALNREGVPCPSAHRPEQNRHRAKDGWQAGTVAAILQNPRYTGYAVFGRWTKHEELLDPDDAAAGNVTRFRRSPTHRIVRSKSPAHPPIVSVETFTQTQLLRRQRAGGGNRTRAKLERNRASSGLRPYLLSGLVRCAGCSRKMQAELVRDAVYYRCRAKTIAPGSPALQDHPRTVNLREDIVVGPIDSWLASLFDREHRENTIAALVAAQDTDDTDTRRRMLRQRTTDAEARLARHLAAIEAGVDPQALVTAMNAAQADKAAAQAELKSLPKINRLTDTEIRKLIDSLGDIRAVLAAGDPADKAQLYRALALEVRYQHQQQLAIVGATPCGVSTGVRRGT, encoded by the coding sequence ATGCCGACCGAACCCAACGAATGGGCCGTCCTCGACGAACTGCTGGGACTGGTCCCCGAAACCGTCGAAAGCACCGATGATCAACGGTTCGCGTTCTACGGGCGCTGCTCGACCGAGGACAATCAGGATCCGGAGACCTCGTATCGGTGGCAGCGAGGCAACGCGGAGAAGTTCGTGTCCGAAGCGTCGATCGTCGCCGATTACTTCGACATCGGCCAGTCGCGGTCGGTGCCCTGGCATCGCCGTCGGGAAGCCGCACGGCTGCTAGCCGACTTGAAGAATCCGGGCCGAGGGTGGACGGCCATCGTTGTCGGTGAGGGCACTCGGTCCTGGTTCGGTAACCAGTTCAGTTTGGTCGCACCACGCCTGCAAGCGCATGGAGTGGAGGTTTGGGTGCCGGAACTCGGCGGGCGTTTCGACCCGCGCAATGTCACGCACTCGATGATGATGAGCATGCTCGGCGGGCTGAGTGAGTCCGAACGCCAGCATGTTCAGCAACGCACCCGCGCCAGCATGGACGCTCAAGTGCTCAACGAAGGCCGACACCAAGGAGGCCGACCGCCCTACGGGTACATGGTGGTGGACGGTCCGCCGCATCCGAACCCTAATCGCGCTTCGGATGGGCTGAAGTTGCGGATCCTTTCGCTCGATGTGAGTACCGCCCCGGTGGTACAGCGGATCTTTCGTGACTACCTCGCTGGCCGTGGCGATAAGGCGATCGCGATCGCTCTGAATCGGGAGGGTGTGCCGTGTCCGTCAGCGCATCGACCAGAGCAGAACCGGCATCGCGCCAAGGACGGTTGGCAGGCCGGAACCGTTGCCGCGATCCTGCAGAATCCCCGCTACACCGGCTACGCGGTGTTCGGACGATGGACCAAGCACGAAGAACTTCTCGATCCCGACGACGCTGCCGCCGGTAACGTCACCCGGTTCCGGCGCTCGCCCACCCACCGCATCGTTCGCTCGAAAAGCCCCGCGCATCCACCCATCGTCTCGGTAGAAACCTTCACCCAGACTCAACTGCTGCGACGCCAGCGTGCCGGCGGCGGCAACCGCACCCGCGCCAAGCTCGAACGCAACAGAGCATCCAGCGGTCTGCGCCCGTATCTACTGAGCGGCCTCGTGCGCTGCGCTGGCTGTAGTCGAAAGATGCAGGCGGAGTTGGTTCGTGACGCCGTGTACTACCGATGCCGCGCCAAAACCATCGCCCCCGGCAGTCCGGCCTTACAAGACCATCCCCGGACAGTGAACCTGCGCGAAGACATCGTCGTCGGGCCGATCGACAGCTGGCTGGCGAGCCTGTTCGATCGCGAACACCGCGAGAACACCATCGCGGCTCTCGTGGCCGCCCAAGACACCGATGACACCGACACCCGTCGGCGAATGCTTCGACAACGCACCACCGACGCCGAGGCCAGACTCGCGCGTCACCTCGCCGCCATCGAGGCCGGAGTCGATCCGCAAGCCCTCGTCACGGCCATGAACGCGGCACAGGCGGACAAAGCGGCAGCTCAGGCCGAGTTGAAGAGTCTTCCCAAGATCAATCGACTCACCGACACCGAGATCCGGAAGTTGATCGACTCGCTGGGTGACATCCGCGCGGTGCTCGCTGCGGGAGATCCGGCCGATAAGGCCCAGTTGTACCGAGCCTTGGCCTTAGAAGTGCGCTACCAGCACCAACAGCAACTCGCAATCGTTGGTGCTACCCCCTGTGGGGTTAGCACTGGTGTCCGGAGGGGGACTTGA